A genomic segment from Epinephelus fuscoguttatus linkage group LG17, E.fuscoguttatus.final_Chr_v1 encodes:
- the LOC125904190 gene encoding zinc fingers and homeoboxes protein 2-like, with product MSSRRKSSTPCMVRVISDLPEEQDDPDMDMEIMVDNDVTEKEQSESESAEKSEDPQQKDAENPDQQTFPQPVENPEPLQKEEQLGEKDQPPVIEDVEATEEKDREGVDSDPTYQKKQPRGYECKYCPFSTQNLNEFKEHVDSSHPNVILNPLYLCAVCNFNTKKFDSLTEHNESQHPGETNFKFKRIKMNNQTILEQTIEGKDNSVECEVTNEQGESISSSVIPPCISTTVKTPDNIQQFYPGSELKSQQDGLIQKNQITAVNINGTVIIPEPTILQGLSHVTPMLQRPPNFNSVPKIAVPLNTTKYNPSLDDNLTLITSFNKFPYPTHAELSWLTAASKHPEEQIKVWFTTQRLKQGITWSPEEVEEARKKMFNGSIPPAHHTFTVLPTSPVSQPSAKSSQQPIVHTTVGHASHARTAASNGLSAVATTNSLAGVTTGCSPALKRSLPTHLTTVFGPESKRPIMAVAPHSGDAKDRGLMAPPPPPPPPKDRLPMAPPPVPIEMKRPVAVPMVTMEMKRPSVAVPFMPPPSSSSQPSLSKGKIPLTLGNPKTKPVVSLPSIVFPESLTRPLIVPPPIFAPPFKNTLLFPLSSPKEKHQNTHTLPAADLKLPNSPPLTTPQIRRPTIIQSIRALAKAPSQIPSFPLDSKKLKEQQGVEVKASYPRGDKVLTPLAEANGTSRTDGKWSHDQTSLPHNNGVMHVDGIEPPAAMKADFQQKSSVLTQFPLLERMKGKTAEQLKILEENFLRNSFPTLSDVDNLAGTTRMSHQEIDSWFAERRALRDNLEQALLNSMGTKRMGTGGGAAISKKRPQQQSLQLNGIHKPSAGIKSPLPPSSTLPIIAPSIPNPNSCSVPPDSRSLALLKDDFAQTRWPSPEEFSQLEGRTGRAELARWFNDSRLQSGNMELTELFHNNGVNGGQGPPVGSPKNAPLSILQRCQEGALTNNNNGTKVLEAELGWLMDQRTNSLSSQQHDELQDRFAGRLRQQNAAELKNGGQNGGVVGGVREVFGSWLEDGHSRRGRELLLDRDRKMAEDTSGRLTG from the exons ATGTCCAGTCGTAGAAAGTCCTCCACTCCCTGCATGGTCCGGGTCATCAGCGACCTGCCTGAAGAGCAAGATGACCCCGACATGGACATGGAAATAATGGTGGACAACGATGTGACCGAAAAAGAACAAtcagaatctgaatctgcagaAAAGAGTGAAGACCCCCAGCAGAAGGATGCAGAGAATCCAGACCAGCAGACGTTTCCACAACCAGTGGAGAATCCTGAGCCATTacaaaaagaggagcagttGGGTGAGAAAGATCAACCGCCTGTTATTGAGGATGTAGAAGCCACAGAGGAGAAGGACAGGGAAGGGGTTGACTCTGACCCGACATACCAGAAAAAGCAGCCCAGAGGCTACGAGTGCAAATACTGCCCGTTCTCAACGCAAAACCTGAATGAATTTAAGGAGCATGTGGACTCCAGCCACCCAAACGTCATTCTCAATCCGTTGTACCTCTGTGCTGTCTGCAACTTCAACACCAAGAAGTTCGACTCACTCACAGAGCACAATGAGAGTCAGCACCCGGGCGAGACCAACTTCAAGTTCAAGAGGATAAAAATGAACAATCAGACTATCTTAGAGCAGACAATCGAAGGCAAGGACAATTCAGTCGAATGCGAAGTGACAAATGAACAGGGCGAAAGCATCAGCAGTTCAGTGATTCCACCTTGTATATCAACCACAGTGAAAACCCCAGATAATATTCAGCAGTTCTATCCAGGGAGCGAACTGAAAAGCCAGCAGGACGGCCTGATCCAGAAGAATCAAATCACAGCAGTGAACATCAATGGAACAGTCATCATCCCCGAACCCACCATCCTCCAAGGGCTCTCCCATGTCACCCCGATGCTCCAGCGCCCTCCCAACTTTAACTCTGTACCAAAAATAGCTGTTCCCTTGAACACCACCAAATATAACCCTTCGTTAGATGACAACTTGACGTTGATCACCTCCTTTAACAAGTTTCCTTACCCGACACATGCTGAGCTGTCGTGGCTTACAGCTGCCTCCAAGCACCCAGAGGAACAGATCAAAGTCTGGTTCACCACCCAGCGGCTGAAGCAAGGCATCACCTGGTCCCCGGAGGAGGTGGAAGAAGCCAGGAAGAAGATGTTCAATGGTTCAATCCCTCCTGCACATCACACATTCACCGTCCTGCCTACAAGCCCCGTCTCTCAGCCATCTGCCAAATCCTCCCAGCAGCCCATTGTCCACACTACAGTTGGGCATGCAAGTCACGCCCGGACAGCCGCGTCCAATGGGTTAAGTGCAGTCGCTACCACAAACTCTCTTGCCGGAGTTACCACTGGCTGCAGCCCCGCCCTTAAACGATCCCTGCCAACACACCTGACGACAGTGTTCGGCCCGGAGTCTAAGCGGCCCATCATGGCAGTTGCCCCCCATTCTGGCGACGCCAAAGACAGGGGCCTTATggctcctcctccaccccctcctcccccaaAAGACCGCCTCCCAATGGCTCCACCTCCTGTTCCCATAGAGATGAAGAGACCTGTAGCAGTTCCTATGGTCACCATGGAGATGAAGAGGCCATCCGTTGCTGTGCCTTTTATGCCaccgccatcatcatcatcacaacctTCGCTGTCCAAAGGGAAGATTCCCTTGACATTAGGAAACCCCAAAACAAAGCCGGTGGTGTCGCTGCCCTCCATTGTCTTTCCAGAGTCTTTAACACGGCCACTGATAGTTCCTCCGCCCATCTTTGCCCCgccatttaaaaacacattacttTTTCCTCTTAGTTCACCCAAAGAAAAGCACCAGAATACCCACACTTTGCCAGCTGCTGATTTGAAGCTGCCAAACTCCCCGCCACTTACTACCCCACAGATAAGGAGGCCGACGATAATCCAGTCAATCCGCGCTCTGGCTAAAGCCCCTTCCCAGATTCCAAGCTTCCCCTTGGATAGCAAGAAACTAAAAGAGCAGCAGGGAGTGGAGGTGAAAGCCAGCTACCCCAGAGGAGATAAGGTACTCACTCCTCTGGCAGAGGCCAACGGGACATCTCGCACGGACGGAAAATGGTCCCACGATCAAACCTCCCTTCCTCACAACAATGGAGTCATGCATGTGGATGGTATTGAGCCACCAGCAGCAATGAAAGCAGACTTTCAGCAAAAGTCCTCGGTGCTGACCCAGTTCCCATTGCTGGAGAGGATGAAAGGGAAGACGGCGGAGCAGCTAAAGATCTTAGAGGAGAATTTCTTGAGGAATAGCTTTCCCACGCTCAGCGATGTGGACAATCTGGCGGGCACCACCCGCATGTCTCACCAGGAAATCGACAGCTGGTTTGCGGAGCGCCGTGCATTACGAGACAACCTGGAACAAGCCCTTCTCAATTCCATGGGCACTAAAAGGATGGGCACTGGTGGCGGTGCTGCCATCTCCAAGAAACGTCCACAACAGCAATCTCTACAGCTGAATGGGATTCACAAACCAAGCGCCGGTATTAAAAGCCCACTTCCACCCTCTTCCACCCTGCCCATCATTGCGCCCTCCATCCCCAACCCGAATTCCTGCTCAGTGCCTCCAGACAGCCGATCCCTGGCGCTCCTCAAGGATGATTTTGCTCAAACGCGGTGGCCTTCCCCTGAGGAGTTCAGCCAACTGGAGGGTCGGACAGGACGTGCCGAACTTGCCCGCTGGTTTAACGACAGCCGGCTGCAGAGCGGTAACATGGAACTGACAGAGCTTTTTCACAACAATGGAGTGAATGGAGGGCAAGGGCCACCTGTGGGCTCTCCCAAAAATGCTCCCCTAAGCATCCTCCAGCGTTGTCAGGAAGGAGCcctcacaaacaacaacaatggcactAAGGTGTTGGAGGCTGAGTTGGGCTGGCTGATGGATCAGCGCACTAACAGCCTCAGCAGTCAACAGCATGATGAGCTTCAAGACCGGTTTGCTGGCAG ACTGAGGCAGCAGAATGCAGCGGAGCTGAAGAACGGGGGACAGAATGGGGGAGTGGTGGGAGGAGTACGGGAGGTGTTCGGCAGCTGGCTGGAGGATGGACACTCGAGGAGAGGACGGGAGCTGCTcctggacagagacaggaagatGGCGGAGGACACGTCTGGGAGGCTGACTGGATAA